CTGGAACTTCTAAATAGCCTCTTTGAGGAAACCAAAAAATATGTGATCTCTGACTACTCAAAGTTCAAACTTGTATTTCTATTGGATGGATTGGATGCGTTTCCACTTCCTCTTGATTTTGACCACAAAGCTGTCTTGGATGATATCAGACAGCCAGCCTCAGTGGGTTTGCTGTTGACCAGCCTCATCAGGGGAGACCTACTTCCTTCTGCCAGGCTTTGGATCACATCTCAGCCTTCAGCGGCTGAAAAGCTGCCGCCTGACTGTGTTGACAAGAAGACAGAAATACGAGGTAAGACTATATTTGCCAATAATATAAATtgatgcaacattttttttcaaagtatttaaaaagaatAGAATCTACTAAATAAAATCAGTATACCAGGTACTTTAGTTATGTTTGATGAAATTATTCATCATCTCATGCAACACATTAACTGTGATGACTATTTCACTATTTTCTACCAGGATGTATCATGATTTCCATCAGTGTGCTGCTTCTTGAAAGTCATGGAATCTTGTCATTTTTATCTTCCTAATTTAGACATCATCATGCCACGACTCATAAAGAAAGTAAAGGAAAAAGTGTTGGGTCAGTATGAGACTGAACTGCGTAAATTGAAAAAGGATTCAGAACTCTACGTCACGACTGGAGATAAAGATGTGCCACAAACCTACAACGACATCTTCAttaattcagagaaaaaaactgtgcgAACTGTGCTGACAGAGGGAGTGGCAGGTATTGGTAAAACCTTTCAGACGAGGAAGTTGATGGTCGACTGGGCAAAAGGAAAGTCCAACACAAGTATTGACTTGATCGTCCCTCTCAGTTTGAGTGAGTTGAAGACAGAAGGAGAAAAGCACAGTATGGAAGATCTGCTTGACCACTTTTTGGAAGAtgagaaatggaaaagaagaaaagattgCATTTCTGAGTGTGAATTAGCTCTCATCCTTGATGACTTCCAAGAATGTAAAAGTCCTCTTGACTTTGAAAACAGCAGTGTCCTTACTGATATTGGAGAATGTGCCTCAATAGATGTCCTCCTAACAAACCTCATCAGAGGAGATCTGCTTCCCGATGCTCGTCTCTGGATCATCTCTCGACCTTCAGGAACTGACAAGGTTCCTCCTGAACGTATTCACAAAGTGACACAATGTCGAGGTGAGAAACAGCAAAATGATCAAACTTGACAGTTGGGATCTCAATGCTTTGCATTTATTGCTCATGAAACAATTACGGGATAATAATGAGCAGATAAATATATTTAGCAGACAATGCAAGGAAAAAGATTTTAATGCCCTTTGATGTCTGACAAATATGTTGACATGTCCAGTaatatgcttctttttttcatgtcagaGACATTGAAGCGCAGAGAGGACCTGGTCTCAAAGCTAAAAGAGAGATATCATCGAGAATACACTCCAGTTGAAGACCCTGATCATTCGaaccagaaaaacacagaacacatcTTGAAGGAACACAGCACTGAAGATGGCAAAACTGATCAACAGACCAAGCCAAAACCAGTTACACAAGTAACTGTATCTGATATCTTTGAAGctagaaaagacaaaaaagtcaGAACTGTCTTGACCGTAGGAGAAGCTCAAATCGGAAAATCATTCCAAGTCCAGAAATTCATAAAAGCATGGGCAGGCAAGAAAACACTGTCTTCTCGCCAGTACAACGATGGAAATAATCGAATCAGTCAAACTGAAGATATAGAAGTTCTTTTCCCATTTGACTTGTCAAAGTCTGATTTTAAAGAAGCTAAAAATTCCAGTTTGCTGGAACTTCTAAATAGTCTCTTTGAGGAAACCAAAAAATATGTGATCTCTGACTACTCAAAGTTCAAACTTGTATTTCTATTGGATGGATTGGATGCGTTTCCACTTCCTCTTGATTTTGACCACAAAGCTGTCTTGGATGATATCAGACAGCCAGCCTCAGTGGGTTTGCTGTTGACCAGCCTCATCAGGGGAGACCTACTTCCTTCTGCCAGGCTTTGGATCACATCTCAGCCTTCAGCGGCTGAAAAGCTGCCGCCTGACTGTGTTGACAAGAAGACAGAAATACGAGGTAAGACTATATTTGCCAATAATATAAATtgatgcaacattttttttcaaagtatttaaaaagaatAGAATCTACTAAATAAAATCAGTATACCAGGTACTTTAGTTATGTTTGATGAAATTATTCATCATCTCATGCAACACATTAACTGTGATGACTATTTCACTATTTTCTACCAGGATGTATCATGATTTCCATCAGTGTGCTGCTTCTTGAAAGTCATGGAATCTTGTCATTTTTATCTTCCTAATTTAGACATCATCATGCCACGACTCATAAAGAAAGTAAAGGAAAAAGTGTTGGGTCAGTATGAGACTGAACTGCGTAAATTGAAAAAGGATTCAGAACTCTACGTCACGACTGGAGATAAAGATGTGCCACAAACCTACAACGACATCTTCAttaattcagagaaaaaaactgtgcgAACTGTGCTGACAGAGGGAGTGGCAGGTATTGGTAAAACCTTTCAGACGAGGAAGTTGATGGTCGACTGGGCAAAAGGAAAGTCCAACACAAGTATTGACTTGATCGTCCCTCTCAGTTTGAGTGAGTTGAAGACAGAAGGAGAAAAGCACAGTATGGAAGATCTGCTTGACCACTTTTTGGAAGAtgagaaatggaaaagaagaaaagattgCATTTCTGAGTGTGAATTAGCTCTCATCCTTGATGACTTCCAAGAATGTAAAAGTCCTCTTGACTTTGAAAACAGCAGTGTCCTTACTGATATTGGAGAATGTGCCTCAATAGATGTCCTCCTAACAAACCTCATCAGAGGAGATCTGCTTCCCGATGCTCGTCTCTGGATCATCTCTCGACCTTCAGGAACTGACAAGGTTCCTCCTGAACGTATTCACAAAGTGACACAATGTCGAGGTGAGAAACAGCAAAATGATCAAACTTGACAGTTGGGATCTCAATGCTTTGCATTTATTGCTCATGAAACAATTACGGGATAATAATGAGCAGATAAATATATTTAGCAGACAATGCAAGGAAAAAGATTTTAATGCCCTTTGATGTCTGACAAATATGTTGACATGTCCAGTaatatgcttctttttttcatgtcagaGACATTGAAGCGCAGAGAGGACCTGGTCTCAAAGCTAAAAGAGAGATATCATCGAGAATACACTCCAGTTGAAGACCCTGATCATTCGaaccagaaaaacacagaacacatcTTGAAGGAACACAGCACTGAAGATGGCAAAACTGATCAACAGACCAAGCCAAAACCAGTTACACAAGTAACTGTATCTGATATCTTTGAAGctagaaaagacaaaaaagtcaGAACTGTCTTGACCGTAGGAGAAGCTCAAATCGGAAAATCATTCCAAGTCCAGAAATTCATAAAAGCATGGGCAGGCAAGAAAACACTGTCTTCTCGCCAGTACAACGATGGAAATAATCGAATCAGTCAAACTGAAGATATAGAAGTTCTTTTCCCATTTGACTTGTCAAAGTCTGATTTTAAAGAAGCTAAAAATTCCAGTTTGCTGGAACTTCTAAATAGTCTCTTTGAGGAAACCAAAAAATATGTGATCTCTGACTACTCAAAGTTCAAACTTGTATTTCTATTGGATGGATTGGATGCGTTTCCACTTCCTCTTGATTTTGACCACAAAGCTGTCTTGGATGATATCAGACAGCCAGCCTCAGTGGGTTTGCTGTTGACCAGCCTCATCAGGGGAGACCTACTTCCTTCTGCCAGGCTTTGGATCACATCTCAGCCTTCAGCGGCTGAAAAGCTGCCGCCTGACTGTGTTGACAAGAAGACAGAAATACGAGGTAAGACTATATTTGCCAATAATATAAATtgatgcaacattttttttcaaagtatttaaaaagaatAGAATCTACTAAATAAAATCAGTATACCAGGTACTTTAGTTATGTTTGATGAAATTATTCATCATCTCATGCAACACATTAACTGTGATGACTATTTCACTATTTTCTACCAGGATGTATCATGATTTCCATCAGTGTGCTGCTTCTTGAAAGTCATGGAATCTTGTCATTTTTATCTTCCTAATTTAGACATCATCATGCCACGACTCATAAAGAAAGTAAAGGAAAAAGTGTTGGGTCAGTATGAGACTGAACTGCGTAAATTGAAAAAGGATTCAGAACTCTACGTCACGACTGGAGATAAAGATGTGCCACAAACCTGCAACGACATCTTCAttaattcagagaaaaaagCTGTGCGAACTGTGCTGACAGAGGGAGTGGCTGGTATTGGTAAAACCTTTCAGACAAGGAAGTTGATGGTCGACTGGGCAAAAGGAAAGTCCAACACAAGTATTGACTTGATCGTCCCTCTCAGTTTGAGTGAGTTGAAGACAGAAGGAGAAGAGCACAGTATGGAAGATCTGCTTGACCACTTTTTGGAAGAtgagaaatggaaaagaagaaaagattgCATTTCTGAGTGTGAATTAGCTCTCATCCTTGATGACTTTCAAGAATGTAAACGTCGTCTTGACTTTGAAAACAGCAGTGTCCTTACTGATATTGGAGAACGTGCCTCAATAGATGTCCTCCTAACAAACCTCATCAGAGGAGATCTGCTTCCCGATGCTCGTCTCTGGATCATCTCTCGACCTTCAGGAACTGACAAGGTTCCTCCTGAACGTATTCACAAAGTGACACGATGTCGAGGTGAGAAACAGCAAAATGATCAAACTTGACAGTTGGGATCTCAATGCTTTGCATTTATTGCTCATAAAACAATTAAGGGATAACAATGAGCAGTTACATATATTTAGCAGACAATGCAAGGAAAAAGATTTTAATGCCTTTTGATTTCTGACAAATATATTGACATATCCAGTAATATGCTTGTTTTTTCATGTCAGAGACATCAAAGCGCAGAGAGGACCTGATCTCAAAGCTAAAAGAGAGATATCGTCGAGAATACACTCCAGTTGAAGACCCTGATCATTCGaaccagaaaaacacagaacacatcTTGAAGGAACACAGCACTGAAGATGGGAAAACTGATCAACAGACCAAGCCAAAATCAGTTACACAAGTAACTGTATCTGATATCTTTGAAGctagaaaagacaaaaaagtcaGAACTGTCTTGACCGTAGGAGAAGCTCAAATCGGAAAATCATTCCAAGTCCAGAAATTCATAAAAGCATGGGCAGATGATAAAACACTACTTTCTCGCCTGTACAACGATGGAAAAAAATTTTTCAGTCAAACTGAAGATATAGAAGTTCTTTTCCCATTTGACTTGTCAAAGTCTGACTTTAAAGAAGCTAAAAAATCCAGTTTGCTGGAACTTCTAAATGGCCTCTTTGAGGAAACCAAAAAATATGTGATCTCTGACTACGCAAAGTTCAAGCTTGTATTTCTATTGGATGGACTGGATGCGTTTCCACTTCCTCTTGATTTTGACCACAAAGCTGTCTTGGATGATATCAGACAGCCAGCCTCAGTGGGTTTGCTGTTGACCAGCCTCATCAGGGGAGACCTGCTTCCTTCTGCCAGGCTTTGGATCACATCTCAGCCTTCAGCAGCTGAAAAGCTGCCGCCTGACTGTGTTGACAAGAAGACAGAAATACGAGGTGAGACTATATTTGCAAATGATATAAATTGATGCAATAAAGTATTTTACAGTAGCGTCATCCAATTTGAAAATGgaatggaaaaatgtgaaaaaaaagtgtgatttatCTATCTGTCAGTTTGTTGATCGATCTATAAAAGGGTCCCTAACAACATCAGAtcctttgattaaaaaataatcattCTCAGAGTACGTTGTACCAGACTGATTGACAGGGATCAATTTAGAGACAattttgttgtaaatatgtACAATCGTAACACATCTGTTGAGAAGTGCAAATGTGCTAAACGTAACTCAGTACAACTTCAAGATATTATTTTTCTCTAATGTTTAAAATGCAATTCCTTACAGAGAAGCCTGATATTACAAGTACGCGGACCCTGAAATCCCAACTGAAGAGGCAACTGACCTACGTAACTCAAGGGACTGATAAAAGAAACACGTCAGCTGTGCTAAAAGAAATCTACACAGATCTATACATCATagagggggacagaggagaCGTCAATAAaaaacatgaggtcagacagattgatgATGCTCGATCAGTGAGAAAAGAAACACCCATCGAATACTCCGACATCTTCAAAAATGCACCTGAGGGAAACATACCTATCAAAACTGTGCTGACAATCGGAGTGGCAGGCATAGGAAAGACATTTGCATCCATGAAGTACgttctggactgggccgagagTCCAGCAGATGAAACTGTTGACTACACCTTTCTGCTTCCCTTCCGGGAGTTGAATTTGAGAAAAGACCAGGAACACAGTTTCGAGGAACTGATTCATCAGTTGTTCCCAGCAATGAAGACGTCAGAAATACGGAACTATGACAATTACAAGATTCTGATTGTCCTGGATGGCCTTGACGAATGTCGCCTTGATCTCAATTTCAGTGAGAATGTCATTTGGACAGATGtgagaaaaaagacaacagtcaacgttctgctgacaaacctcatcCGAGGAAAGCTGCTTCCAAAAGCTCAGATCTGGATCACATCTCGACCTGCAGCATCAAACAATATTCCTCCTGATGCAGTGAATCGAGTTACAGAGGTGCGAGGATTCAATGAAAAGCAAAAGGAAGAGTACTTCAGGAAGAGATTCGTCAAGAAGGAGATTGCTGAAGAAGTCATCTCAGAAGTGAAGAAATCCAGGAGCCTGTTTATCATGTGTTACATCCCTGTTTTCTGTTGGATCACTTCAAATGTCATGGAGGACATCATGAAAAAAGACCAGAAGGATGTGTTGCCCAAAACTCTGACTTACATGTACACACGTTTTCTTTTGCTGCAGTGTGAACAAGCAAACGTGAAATATGAAGAAACCGAGACCAGTGACGATCCTGAAGCTGATTCGTGCTTGAATACAAGAAACAGGGAAACAGTGCTTGCtttgggaaaactggcttttgaggagCTTGAGAAGGGAAATCTTGTCTTTCCTGAAGAATATCTTGTCGAGTGTGGTATCAATATCAGAAATGCTGCTGTCCTTTCAGGTTTATTCACTCAAATCATGCGAGAGGGCTGTGGGCTCTACCCACAAAAATTGTTTTGCTTCGTTCATCTGAGCATTCAAGAGTTCGTCGCAGCTTTGTATGTATCTCACAGATTCACTAACAACGgtgaaaatgtgttcacttcCTCCCCTGAGGATTCAGAGTCACCTGCATCAGACTTCTACACAAAAGCAGTGGACAAAGCTCTGGAAAGCAAAAATGGAGACTGGGATCTGTTTCTCCGCTTCCTGCTTGGCCTTTCTCTGGCGACTCATCAGAATCTGCTGCCGGAGCTGCtcaaaacacctgaaaacaatAAGGAGACATACCAGGAAACTGTGGAGCACATCAAAAAGAAGATCAGAGAAGTGGATGatccagaaaaaaagcaaaatcttTTCCACTGTTTGAATGAGCTGAATGATGATTCACTTGTTGAGGAAGTCAAAAAGTCTCTGGAAACACGGACCTTTGAAAACTTCTCCCCCTCACAGTGGTCAGCTCTGACATTTGTGCTGTTAACATCAGATTTAAATCTTGATGTGTTCGATCTTAAAAACTACCTGAAGTCAGAAACGGTACTCCTGGGAATGCTGCCGGTGGTCAAAGTTTCTGAAACTACATTGTAAGTACTGTCTTTCTAAGTCTCACTGAGATCCATATGCTTGCGCATCCATATCGAAATATTTAAAGGAAAAGATTTCCACAATCTGCCTGCATTTTTTCTCCACTGGTTCATGGGTGCCACTAACAAGACAATCACTGTTCTACATgttgcctttgaatgatcagccTGGTCGAGGTGATTGCACACACTGTATATGCTAAATTTAACCAGCAAAGGCTGCAATTATAGTTGGTTTATACAGTAGTTTTGTCATCAAATCAGCTACAATTTTAACCTGGCCTAAGCCAGTGGGGTATAAAAACAGAGATTAGATCTTGACCATTGAGATAAGTGCCAGTGGTTATCTACAGGTTTGGAAAGTGAACAGGACAGGGAAGCTTGCTGGTTTGAATCTTCATGCTGAGAAGTCTCAAGCGTGGGTATTTGAGCAAGGTTCCAGCTGTCTCCTGTAGGTTGCTGTCAGGAAGTCCATACATAGAAGtcaaataaaacatgcagattACATGATCTGATGTGGCACAACCCCAGATGTGAACTGCtgagactctctctctctcaaaccatgaaaaaaacaccattgTGATGATGTGCCATTATTGAAGACACTTGGCAGAATCCTTTTGTGAAATGGCTTCATCtgtcaagttttttctttttgttttgttttttttttttttagtttaaatatatttctgtttgcatttgtatttgttttccaCAGGCTCAGTTGGTGTGACCTCACTGAAAAGTCCTGCAGTGGTCTGATGACCTCAGTCCTCAGTTCTCCATCCTCAAATCTCACAGTACTGGACATGAGTAATAACGACTTGAAGGATGCAGGGATACAGCGACTTGCTGAAGGGCTAAAAAGTATTCACTGCAAACTGAAAAATCTCAAGTAAGTGTGGAATGCATTTATCATGCTTTTCATATGAACAACTCGCACAGTAACGCAGTGAAGGATGAGGTACCAAAAAGGATAACAGAGACACAGAATCCTTTTATTATTCCCAAATGTTAGTCGAAGAAAAATTATACCATTTTTGGGCGTATGTAtttgtttagtttggttttaTTTGGGTGTGAACATGAGGTGGAGTCAAGGAAGAAGAAAGGCCTCAGTATTATCTCCAGAATAATGATATGCAATGACCGTgtagaatgaatgaatgaagcactTAATTTTGGCATCCATTTCCCATCAACCCCAGGACGCGAGAACAGCACCGACAAATACCCACGCCTGCTTTACGGAATGACGTCATCTTAATGTGACTCAAACAACCAcatttaggctgaatcccatttcaccccttagcccttccccttggccctacccctcgttttgcgcgttcacgtggagggataggagtgtcccaattgtcattatgatggaggggtagggccaagaaagagggccagtcacccctccaaaaggagattctcgagaggcacactccaaacggaggggtatcggccgatggcgaggggcgcttgttctttcagcctaggtcatgcctggcgggcggggtgaattcacttccgcattgacgggagtgatcgtttccacacccgcgcattccaggcgcattccaaacacaacagatagacgattattttcaataaactggtttcttcaacacggcccgcctggaatgcgcgggtgggaaacgagcgcccccgccaatgcggaagtgaactaaccccacccgccactgacggtccaggcgaacaaaacaagcgcccctcgccaccggcgccactggatgacagatttctcagaaagccttccaagatcagcaagatggcggcgtccgcaacgaaagacgttcataaatgtcagtattttgtcaattaataaagttttaaaatgtaagaaaaacattcttcttcggcagataattgtcgcatctgcctacgtcatcggcagcggcgactactgatgacgtacacgattgtcggaggggtgtcccaattcggaggggttgactttctcccctaccccttagcactccgtttcataggcggagggctaaggggtagggccaaggggaagggctaaggggtgaaatgggattcagccttactctcctttttaaaaatgtctgaacACCTCTATGAACAATAAAGTGCAATAACCGTAAAGTAGTGCATGAACAACATTTAGGCCAACAGCCAACCTGCCTAGATAAACCGGACGGACTACCGGTTTACCTTCATAGCCCTGTGGATtattgtgcacacacacaaaaaaaaaaaatacagcaactGCCGTAACACGGGCTATGTAACTAAGTTTAGCTTAAAAGTCAGTAACATAGTCTTTGAGGTATGCGGGCCTCTGGCGGGCCCTGACTGGACGAGTTTCTTGCTGCACTGACTCAGATGGCCCAGCCAACTCAGAGGGATGCCTCGCTGGAGTCTCCACCTGTGCACGAGGGCGATCCCAGACCTCATCTGTGTTGAGGAGATCTGAGgcagtcagctgatcagatAGTGACAGTCGCGCCACCTGTCGGAGGCGACTGGCATGCCAGCGTGAACCGTCTGTCAGGCGAAAGGTGGCCGGTCCCCACTGTGCAG
The DNA window shown above is from Salarias fasciatus chromosome 20, fSalaFa1.1, whole genome shotgun sequence and carries:
- the LOC115407882 gene encoding uncharacterized protein LOC115407882 isoform X7, whose product is MEQKPSSPASSTASLRSDWSKDRPLNFGNDQSRPLSPAYSDHTARSDWSEEEPPDLGNDELRPSSPAFSTASLRSDWSKDRPLNFGNDQSRPLSPAYSDHTARSDRSEEEPPDLGNDELRPSSPAFSTASLRSDWSKDRPLNFGNDQSRPLSPAYSDHTARSDWSEEEPPDLGNEELSTASVRSDCFNARPPDSGNDEQRPSSPASSTASLRSDLSQDRPLDFGNDQSRPPSPAYSDHTARSDRSKEEPPDLGNEELRSSSPASSTASIRPPDSGNDEQRPSSPASSTASLRSDLSKDRPLNFGNDQSRPLSPAYSDHTARSDQSKEELLDLGNEELRSSSPASSTASVRSDCFNARSPDSGNDEQRPSSPASSTASLRSDLSQDRPLDFGNDQSSPPESQVLKYQEDDPHTFTEDDPQQIHSSENIMPRLKKKVKEKVLDQYETELRGLKEDSELYVTTGDKDVPQTCNNIFINSEKKAVRTVLTEGVAGIGKTFQTRKLMVDWAKGKSNTSIDLIVPLSLSELKTEGEEHSMEDLLDHFLEDEKWKRRKDCISECKLALILDDFQECKSRLDFENSSVLTDIGERASIDVLLTNLIRGDLLPDARLWIISRPSGTDKVPPELIDKVTRCRETLKRRKDLVSKLKERYRREYTPVEDPDHSNQKNTEHILKEHSTEDGKTDQQTKPKSVTQVTVSDIFEARKDKKVRTVLTVGEAQIGKSFQVQKFIKAWADDKTLLSRLYNYGKGWISQTEDIEVLFPFDLSKSDFKEAKKSSLLELLNSLFEETKKYVISDYSKFKLVFLLDGLDAFPLPLDFDHKAVLDDIRQPASVGLLLTSLIRGDLLPSARLWITSQPSAAEKLPPDCVDKKTEIRDIIMPRLIKKVKEKVLGQYETELRKLKKDSELYVTTGDKDVPQTYNDIFINSEKKTVRTVLTEGVAGIGKTFQTRKLMVDWAKGKSNTSIDLIVPLSLSELKTEGEKHSMEDLLDHFLEDEKWKRRKDCISECELALILDDFQECKSPLDFENSSVLTDIGECASIDVLLTNLIRGDLLPDARLWIISRPSGTDKVPPERIHKVTQCRETLKRREDLVSKLKERYHREYTPVEDPDHSNQKNTEHILKEHSTEDGKTDQQTKPKPVTQVTVSDIFEARKDKKVRTVLTVGEAQIGKSFQVQKFIKAWAGKKTLSSRQYNDGNNRISQTEDIEVLFPFDLSKSDFKEAKNSSLLELLNSLFEETKKYVISDYSKFKLVFLLDGLDAFPLPLDFDHKAVLDDIRQPASVGLLLTSLIRGDLLPSARLWITSQPSAAEKLPPDCVDKKTEIRDIIMPRLIKKVKEKVLGQYETELRKLKKDSELYVTTGDKDVPQTYNDIFINSEKKTVRTVLTEGVAGIGKTFQTRKLMVDWAKGKSNTSIDLIVPLSLSELKTEGEKHSMEDLLDHFLEDEKWKRRKDCISECELALILDDFQECKSPLDFENSSVLTDIGECASIDVLLTNLIRGDLLPDARLWIISRPSGTDKVPPERIHKVTQCRETLKRREDLVSKLKERYHREYTPVEDPDHSNQKNTEHILKEHSTEDGKTDQQTKPKPVTQVTVSDIFEARKDKKVRTVLTVGEAQIGKSFQVQKFIKAWAGKKTLSSRQYNDGNNRISQTEDIEVLFPFDLSKSDFKEAKNSSLLELLNSLFEETKKYVISDYSKFKLVFLLDGLDAFPLPLDFDHKAVLDDIRQPASVGLLLTSLIRGDLLPSARLWITSQPSAAEKLPPDCVDKKTEIRDIIMPRLIKKVKEKVLGQYETELRKLKKDSELYVTTGDKDVPQTCNDIFINSEKKAVRTVLTEGVAGIGKTFQTRKLMVDWAKGKSNTSIDLIVPLSLSELKTEGEEHSMEDLLDHFLEDEKWKRRKDCISECELALILDDFQECKRRLDFENSSVLTDIGERASIDVLLTNLIRGDLLPDARLWIISRPSGTDKVPPERIHKVTRCRETSKRREDLISKLKERYRREYTPVEDPDHSNQKNTEHILKEHSTEDGKTDQQTKPKSVTQVTVSDIFEARKDKKVRTVLTVGEAQIGKSFQVQKFIKAWADDKTLLSRLYNDGKKFFSQTEDIEVLFPFDLSKSDFKEAKKSSLLELLNGLFEETKKYVISDYAKFKLVFLLDGLDAFPLPLDFDHKAVLDDIRQPASVGLLLTSLIRGDLLPSARLWITSQPSAAEKLPPDCVDKKTEIREKPDITSTRTLKSQLKRQLTYVTQGTDKRNTSAVLKEIYTDLYIIEGDRGDVNKKHEVRQIDDARSVRKETPIEYSDIFKNAPEGNIPIKTVLTIGVAGIGKTFASMKYVLDWAESPADETVDYTFLLPFRELNLRKDQEHSFEELIHQLFPAMKTSEIRNYDNYKILIVLDGLDECRLDLNFSENVIWTDVRKKTTVNVLLTNLIRGKLLPKAQIWITSRPAASNNIPPDAVNRVTEVRGFNEKQKEEYFRKRFVKKEIAEEVISEVKKSRSLFIMCYIPVFCWITSNVMEDIMKKDQKDVLPKTLTYMYTRFLLLQCEQANVKYEETETSDDPEADSCLNTRNRETVLALGKLAFEELEKGNLVFPEEYLVECGINIRNAAVLSGLFTQIMREGCGLYPQKLFCFVHLSIQEFVAALYVSHRFTNNGENVFTSSPEDSESPASDFYTKAVDKALESKNGDWDLFLRFLLGLSLATHQNLLPELLKTPENNKETYQETVEHIKKKIREVDDPEKKQNLFHCLNELNDDSLVEEVKKSLETRTFENFSPSQWSALTFVLLTSDLNLDVFDLKNYLKSETVLLGMLPVVKVSETTLLSWCDLTEKSCSGLMTSVLSSPSSNLTVLDMSNNDLKDAGIQRLAEGLKSIHCKLKNLKVSGCQVTEKGCSYLASALKENTGSHLKELDLSYNHPGESGVKELSAVFADPRMKLCVNYGGEHRLKPGIKKYDALLKFDENTISRRLVVVDQDKRRKVKTVELVEEKVARPENDDRFKRTQVLCDKGLEDLGYWEVEWQGMVGIAVSYNDVGRKWDNAGGLGCNEKSWSLMCSSSGFMGRDGKMFTGFIARHGKMSKHIKVPCCQKIAVYLDWKAGTLSYYGVSSDERSLIHTFRTKFTGPLFPGFWFKEGSVTLCDL